CGCGAGCGGGCTTTGTCGTTCGAAGTCCGAGCCCTGCGGGCCGAGGTGGAACGGATGAACAATCATCGCTTCATAAAGCTACACGATTCCCTATGGAAACTTGGTTTGTTTCAGCTTTATCGTGGTCTCGCTTTCGGCCTGGGATCGGTGCTGGGCGCATCGTTACTGGTCTCGGTTTTGCTTTTTGTGCTTTCGTCGATTGATTTCATTCCCGTGCTGGGGGATTGGGCGCAGCAGATCATTGATGAGATGCAAAGATAAGGGATCGCCAGAGGGCTGGCGTTTTTCCTTTGCGTTTTCCGGAGAATCTTCCTATACGCGCGCATCTGGTCACCGATGTGAGCAGACCTCTCCACGGGCCTTGCTGGACGACATCCCGGCCTGCGCCATTAACTCTAACTCATGAAGGAGACCCCGATGTCGATTACGCCTGAAGAAAAAACTCGCCTGATCAAAGAGTTCGGCACCAAAGACGGTGACACTGGTTCGCCCGAAGTGCAGGTTGCAATCCTGTCCTCGCGCATCGCGACCCTGACCGAGCACTTCAAAACCCATAAAAAAGACAACCACGGTCGCCGTGGCCTTTTGAAAATGGTTGC
This DNA window, taken from Aliiroseovarius sp. F47248L, encodes the following:
- a CDS encoding DUF5665 domain-containing protein, which encodes MVNKPEETRASVRNKLAERERALSFEVRALRAEVERMNNHRFIKLHDSLWKLGLFQLYRGLAFGLGSVLGASLLVSVLLFVLSSIDFIPVLGDWAQQIIDEMQR
- the rpsO gene encoding 30S ribosomal protein S15 is translated as MSITPEEKTRLIKEFGTKDGDTGSPEVQVAILSSRIATLTEHFKTHKKDNHGRRGLLKMVAQRRKLLDYARAKDEARYQDLIKRLGLRR